A single genomic interval of Tursiops truncatus isolate mTurTru1 chromosome 1, mTurTru1.mat.Y, whole genome shotgun sequence harbors:
- the PRR9 gene encoding proline-rich protein 9 → MSFNKQQCKQPCMPSPSLQKTQGHCQAKAEEVCLPPCQHSCQKKYPVQAQEVHLPQCQELNQENFLQQGQDPCLPLCQDQSPPQCVETCQEISQTKRVEVCPQKVQEKCLPPGKGK, encoded by the coding sequence ATGTCCTTTAATAAGCAGCAGTGCAAACAGCCATGCATGCCTTCTCCAAGTCTTCAAAAGACCCAAGGGCATTGCCAGGCAAAGGCTGAGGAGGTGTGCCTCCCCCCATGCCAGCACTCTTGCCAAAAGAAGTACCCAGTGCAAGCTCAAGAGGTGCATCTTCCTCAGTGCCAGGAGTTAAACCAAGAAAACTTCTTACAGCAAGGCCAAGACCCATGCCTACCTCTATGTCAAGACCAAAGCCCACCTCAGTGTGTGGAGACATGCCAGGAGATATCTCAGACAAAACGTGTGGAGGTTTGCCCACAGAAAGTCCAGGAGAAGTGCTTACCCCCTGGCAAGGGAAAGTAG